A window of the Halopseudomonas phragmitis genome harbors these coding sequences:
- a CDS encoding NADP-dependent oxidoreductase: protein MPQSNSINRQILLASRPVGAPTPANFQLVETPIPQPGPGQMLLRAKWMSLDPYMRGRMSDAKSYADPVPVGGVMTCGAVCEVMQSNHDGYAPGDLVMSYTAGWQDYSVSDGTMVFKLDKHMAEPSQALGVLGMPGFTGYMGLLDIGQPKSGETVVVAAATGPVGAVVGQVAKLKGCHVVGIAGGAEKCAYAVNELGFDACLDHKQADLAEQLAKACPKGIDVYFENVGGKVFDAVMPLLNAHARIPVCGLIAQYNATELPAGPDRMPQLMRLILSQRIRMQGFIIFDNYGPYYPDFLKEMTPWVAEGKVKVKEDRVTGLENAPQAFIGLLEGKNFGKLVVQIAD, encoded by the coding sequence ATGCCCCAGTCCAACAGCATCAACCGCCAGATTCTGCTCGCCTCACGCCCGGTCGGCGCCCCGACCCCGGCCAACTTCCAACTGGTGGAAACCCCAATCCCGCAACCCGGCCCCGGACAGATGCTGCTGCGCGCCAAGTGGATGTCGCTCGACCCCTACATGCGCGGACGCATGAGCGACGCCAAATCCTATGCCGACCCGGTGCCGGTCGGAGGCGTAATGACCTGCGGTGCCGTGTGTGAAGTCATGCAATCCAACCACGACGGCTACGCCCCCGGCGATCTGGTCATGTCCTACACCGCCGGCTGGCAGGACTACTCGGTCAGCGACGGCACCATGGTGTTCAAGCTCGACAAACACATGGCCGAACCTTCGCAGGCGCTCGGGGTGCTCGGCATGCCCGGCTTCACCGGCTATATGGGCCTGCTCGACATCGGCCAGCCCAAATCCGGCGAAACCGTCGTAGTCGCCGCCGCCACCGGCCCGGTCGGCGCCGTCGTCGGCCAGGTGGCCAAGCTCAAAGGCTGCCATGTGGTCGGCATTGCCGGTGGCGCCGAGAAATGCGCCTACGCCGTCAATGAACTCGGCTTCGACGCCTGCCTCGACCACAAACAGGCCGACCTGGCCGAACAACTGGCCAAGGCCTGCCCCAAGGGTATCGACGTCTACTTCGAAAACGTCGGCGGCAAGGTCTTCGACGCCGTCATGCCCCTGCTCAACGCCCACGCCCGCATCCCTGTCTGCGGCCTGATTGCCCAGTACAACGCCACCGAACTACCTGCTGGTCCTGACCGCATGCCGCAACTTATGCGCCTGATCCTCAGCCAGCGCATCCGCATGCAAGGCTTCATCATCTTCGACAACTACGGCCCCTACTACCCCGACTTTCTCAAGGAAATGACACCCTGGGTCGCCGAAGGCAAGGTCAAAGTAAAAGAAGACCGCGTAACAGGCCTGGAAAACGCCCCGCAAGCCTTTATCGGCCTGCTTGAAGGCAAGAACTTCGGCAAACTGGTAGTCCAAATCGCCGACTAA
- a CDS encoding type II toxin-antitoxin system Phd/YefM family antitoxin produces the protein MQVKFSEDVIPLSDLKINPGKVVGRAQATHRPILLTSRGRGIAVVQGLEDYERAAEELRFVKAVARGLMDVREGNTVSLEDAKKTLGIK, from the coding sequence ATGCAAGTGAAATTTTCTGAGGATGTCATTCCTCTATCAGACCTGAAGATCAATCCCGGAAAGGTAGTTGGTCGAGCGCAGGCTACGCATCGCCCCATCCTGCTTACCAGTCGTGGCCGCGGCATAGCGGTTGTTCAGGGCCTTGAGGATTATGAGAGAGCCGCAGAGGAACTGCGGTTCGTTAAGGCAGTGGCACGTGGGCTTATGGATGTACGCGAGGGCAACACCGTATCGCTGGAGGACGCGAAGAAAACATTGGGCATCAAGTAA
- a CDS encoding type II toxin-antitoxin system RelE/ParE family toxin, producing the protein MELRIAQSALEDLQAIQEYYREQDVPYIGDEYVTAILGHCEMLQRHPDAGRVVPEFNLDQVRELIHSPFRVVYLRQATEVVLIRVWRSERQLELPESET; encoded by the coding sequence ATGGAATTACGCATCGCTCAGTCCGCTCTTGAGGACTTGCAGGCTATTCAGGAGTATTACAGAGAGCAGGACGTGCCATATATCGGTGACGAGTATGTGACTGCTATCCTCGGGCATTGTGAAATGCTTCAACGCCATCCTGATGCTGGCCGAGTTGTTCCGGAATTCAATCTGGATCAGGTTCGGGAATTGATTCACTCGCCATTTCGGGTTGTCTACCTCAGACAGGCCACCGAGGTTGTGCTCATCCGAGTCTGGCGGAGTGAGAGACAGCTTGAATTACCAGAAAGCGAAACATAA
- a CDS encoding GNAT family N-acetyltransferase, with amino-acid sequence MDIQISNENSGDAEKIHQITEQAFLNAPHTGHTEQYIVDALRRAGALTISQVARADGDLVGHVAISPVTLSNGAAGWFGLGPISVLPEHQGRGIGSRLMKSSLASLEAMGAAGCVVLGDPAYYGRFGFKAVDGLTYPGVPAEYFQALSFTDKFPEGEVSYHEAFAAQD; translated from the coding sequence TTGGATATTCAAATTAGCAATGAAAACTCTGGTGATGCAGAAAAAATACATCAGATTACCGAGCAAGCGTTTTTAAATGCTCCGCATACTGGCCATACCGAACAATATATTGTTGATGCTCTTCGCCGCGCTGGAGCGCTAACGATCTCTCAGGTTGCCAGGGCTGACGGAGATTTAGTCGGCCATGTCGCTATTTCGCCAGTTACGCTTTCCAACGGTGCAGCAGGCTGGTTCGGACTTGGGCCAATATCTGTCCTCCCCGAGCATCAAGGGCGCGGCATTGGTTCCAGGTTAATGAAAAGCTCTCTTGCCTCACTTGAAGCAATGGGTGCGGCTGGATGTGTAGTACTTGGTGATCCTGCTTATTATGGTCGTTTCGGATTCAAGGCCGTCGATGGTCTGACTTATCCCGGCGTTCCTGCTGAGTATTTTCAGGCACTGTCGTTTACAGACAAATTTCCGGAAGGGGAAGTGTCGTACCATGAGGCATTCGCAGCCCAAGACTAA
- the fos gene encoding fosfomycin resistance glutathione transferase, producing the protein MITGINHITFSVRDLSSSIEFYRDLLGMKLHVAWDAGAYLTAGDIWICLSGGMPKPANDYTHVAFSIGESELTELRARLKKAGIEEWKQNTSEGNSVYLLDPNGHRIELHCGTLATRLAELEKSPYKGLVWY; encoded by the coding sequence ATGATCACCGGAATCAATCACATCACCTTTTCCGTCAGAGATTTGAGCTCTTCAATCGAATTCTACCGTGACTTGCTGGGCATGAAGCTGCATGTGGCCTGGGATGCTGGCGCTTACTTAACAGCGGGCGATATCTGGATATGTTTGAGTGGCGGGATGCCTAAACCCGCCAACGACTATACGCATGTGGCATTCAGTATTGGCGAAAGCGAGCTTACTGAGCTGCGTGCCAGGTTAAAAAAGGCCGGGATTGAGGAGTGGAAGCAGAATACCAGCGAGGGCAATTCCGTGTACCTGCTAGATCCGAACGGGCACCGCATAGAGCTTCATTGTGGAACCTTGGCAACCCGCTTAGCTGAGCTGGAGAAATCACCCTATAAAGGGTTGGTCTGGTACTGA
- a CDS encoding DSD1 family PLP-dependent enzyme yields the protein MTDLYFQNLTHALQQAGVCTPTLVIDKERLDRNTDHLIDVLNRGFDYRIVAKSLPSIPMLQYIMRRTGTTRLMSFHLPFLMRLIEHIPTADILLGKPMPICAARYFYHWHGQQTSMGFAPELQLQWLIDSPQRLEQYEQLAQELNIRMRISLEIDVGLHRGGFRPDKDFTQALEKLAASPWLSLSGLMGYEAHISKIPALLGGMGGALNAVRKRYAAFVDLVRQVLGEQVLQGLCLNTGGSSTYPLYEGDSVGIVNEIAAASALVKPSDFDVSTLEHHLPAAYIAAPVLKRVHNPEIPEAPLLSRLLRTLGKLPREGCFLYGGNWLANPCYPSEACIHPLLGRSSNQEFYQLPADSTLQQDEYLFFRPCQSEAVFLQFGQLAVYDQGLITDWWPVCSYPDNFPLNFP from the coding sequence ATGACCGATCTGTATTTTCAGAACCTGACCCATGCACTGCAGCAAGCAGGCGTGTGTACGCCGACCCTGGTGATCGACAAAGAACGCCTGGATCGCAACACCGACCACCTGATCGACGTCCTGAACCGCGGCTTTGATTATCGCATTGTCGCTAAATCCCTGCCGTCGATCCCGATGTTGCAATACATCATGCGCCGTACCGGCACCACGCGGCTGATGAGTTTTCACCTGCCGTTCCTGATGCGCCTGATCGAACACATTCCAACTGCTGATATTCTGCTGGGTAAACCTATGCCGATATGCGCCGCCCGGTACTTCTATCACTGGCATGGCCAACAGACGAGCATGGGTTTTGCCCCGGAACTGCAGTTGCAGTGGCTGATCGACAGCCCGCAACGGCTGGAGCAATACGAGCAACTGGCGCAGGAACTGAATATCCGCATGCGCATCAGCCTGGAAATTGATGTCGGCCTGCACCGTGGCGGCTTCCGCCCCGATAAGGACTTTACCCAAGCACTGGAAAAGCTGGCGGCCTCGCCTTGGCTGAGCCTGTCCGGCCTCATGGGCTACGAAGCGCACATCAGCAAAATTCCCGCCCTGCTCGGCGGCATGGGCGGTGCCTTGAACGCGGTGCGCAAACGTTACGCGGCCTTTGTCGACTTAGTGCGCCAGGTGCTGGGTGAGCAAGTGCTGCAGGGACTGTGTCTGAACACCGGTGGCAGTTCGACCTACCCGCTGTACGAAGGTGACAGTGTGGGCATTGTGAATGAAATAGCCGCCGCCTCGGCTCTGGTAAAGCCCTCCGACTTTGATGTCAGCACTCTGGAACACCACCTGCCGGCGGCGTATATCGCCGCACCGGTACTCAAGCGCGTGCACAATCCGGAAATACCGGAAGCACCGCTGCTGTCGCGGCTATTGCGTACCTTGGGTAAATTACCGCGCGAAGGTTGCTTTTTGTACGGCGGTAACTGGCTGGCCAACCCCTGCTACCCGAGCGAAGCCTGCATTCATCCGTTGCTGGGCCGTTCCAGCAATCAGGAATTCTATCAACTGCCGGCCGACTCGACCCTCCAGCAGGATGAGTATCTGTTCTTCCGCCCCTGCCAGAGCGAAGCCGTATTCCTGCAGTTCGGCCAACTGGCCGTTTACGACCAGGGCCTGATTACCGACTGGTGGCCAGTGTGCAGCTATCCAGATAACTTTCCATTAAACTTCCCCTGA
- a CDS encoding GNAT family N-acetyltransferase: MIVENVLPENYAEMLNVWENSVRATHDFITEEDIESFKPIIIEQAFPAVTLRCIKDDGDSILGFVGVHDSKVEMLFISNAARGKGIGKVLLRYAIEQLGATKVDVNEQNPLAVGFYKHMGFTVVSRSPLDDMGKPFPILHMTL; this comes from the coding sequence ATGATTGTAGAAAATGTGCTTCCTGAAAATTATGCAGAAATGCTTAATGTTTGGGAAAATTCAGTCCGAGCAACTCATGACTTCATTACAGAAGAAGATATTGAGTCCTTTAAACCAATTATCATTGAACAGGCTTTTCCTGCGGTCACACTGAGGTGTATTAAAGATGACGGTGATTCAATCTTGGGATTTGTCGGCGTCCACGACTCCAAGGTAGAAATGCTATTCATCTCAAATGCTGCCAGAGGAAAGGGTATTGGCAAAGTTCTATTGCGCTATGCAATCGAACAGTTAGGCGCTACCAAAGTTGACGTGAACGAGCAAAATCCATTAGCCGTAGGCTTTTACAAGCATATGGGGTTTACAGTTGTTTCTCGCTCACCACTCGATGATATGGGTAAACCATTTCCAATTCTGCATATGACGCTCTAA
- a CDS encoding VOC family protein, producing MKVKRIVYNIATATPSEAESFYSAIFGLDVVMDHGWIRTYSSSEKMTTQLSVASQGGSGTPVPDLSIEVDCLETALERVKNANIKIEYGPASEPWGVRRFYVRDPFGKLVNVLQHVDYKAV from the coding sequence ATGAAGGTCAAACGCATCGTCTACAACATTGCCACTGCTACCCCCTCAGAAGCCGAGAGCTTCTATTCCGCTATTTTTGGGCTTGACGTGGTGATGGATCATGGCTGGATAAGAACCTACAGCTCTAGCGAAAAGATGACTACGCAGCTAAGCGTGGCTTCGCAGGGTGGTTCTGGCACGCCGGTTCCCGACCTTTCCATAGAGGTTGATTGCCTGGAAACAGCATTGGAGCGCGTGAAGAACGCGAACATCAAGATTGAATATGGGCCAGCAAGCGAGCCATGGGGTGTCCGCCGGTTCTATGTTCGCGATCCTTTTGGGAAGCTTGTTAATGTATTGCAGCATGTGGATTACAAGGCAGTTTAA
- a CDS encoding 7-cyano-7-deazaguanine/7-aminomethyl-7-deazaguanine transporter — translation MPLIPVSVNRQVVAGLVAFHILIIIASNYLVQLPITLFGWHTTWGAFSFPFIFLATDLSVRLMGKSVARRVIARVMLPALVASYVVSVLFHDGRFGGLVALGEFNGFVFRIALASFLAYALGQLLDVQVFDRLRGLRQWWVAPAASTVLGNLLDTYLFFSVAFWQSSDPFMAANWVEIATVDYVIKLAISMALFVPLYGMLLNAIVRMVPGRPVTQ, via the coding sequence ATGCCGTTGATTCCCGTATCGGTCAACCGACAGGTTGTGGCCGGTCTTGTTGCTTTTCACATTCTTATCATCATTGCCAGCAACTACCTGGTGCAATTGCCGATCACGCTGTTCGGCTGGCATACCACCTGGGGCGCGTTCAGCTTCCCGTTTATCTTTCTGGCGACCGACCTGAGTGTCCGGCTGATGGGCAAGAGTGTTGCCCGACGGGTGATTGCCCGGGTCATGCTGCCGGCGCTGGTGGCATCCTATGTGGTGTCGGTGCTGTTCCATGACGGACGCTTTGGCGGGCTGGTGGCGCTGGGCGAGTTCAATGGTTTCGTGTTCCGCATCGCGCTGGCCAGTTTCCTGGCCTATGCGCTGGGGCAGTTGCTGGATGTGCAGGTGTTCGACCGCCTGCGCGGGTTGCGCCAATGGTGGGTGGCGCCGGCGGCTTCGACCGTGCTGGGCAATCTGCTGGATACCTATCTGTTCTTCTCGGTGGCTTTCTGGCAGAGCAGTGATCCCTTCATGGCTGCCAACTGGGTGGAGATTGCCACGGTTGATTATGTGATCAAGCTGGCGATCAGCATGGCGTTGTTCGTGCCGTTGTATGGGATGCTGCTCAATGCCATTGTGCGGATGGTGCCGGGGCGGCCGGTGACACAGTAA
- a CDS encoding DUF2889 domain-containing protein, producing MPVQAMQAIDSPHVFYRRVIFEVSTSECRVAMEDEHHFFVLNIGHDGQRITSVSSDARRTPWSICPQAERKLQEFVGQPLRQRIAVNLADIDGKQQCTHQYDLLMVALSQALRPGRREYVAKVVGAMHEHRHAELFLDGEKLLDWRLRGTRIESQDAFDQRDLRTLMPWAEACLDDQTLEALYVQRRAVMVAASKGFNLDMIANAGVAMKARAGACFVFQPERADSALRIIGSTRGDVNHADDLLTEWGKAR from the coding sequence ACATGTTTTCTATCGCCGTGTGATCTTCGAGGTCAGCACCAGCGAATGCCGTGTGGCGATGGAAGACGAGCATCACTTCTTCGTCCTCAACATCGGTCATGACGGTCAGCGCATCACCTCGGTCAGCAGTGACGCGCGGCGCACGCCCTGGTCAATCTGCCCGCAGGCCGAACGCAAGTTGCAGGAGTTTGTTGGTCAACCGCTGCGTCAGCGGATTGCGGTCAATCTGGCGGATATCGACGGCAAACAGCAATGCACCCACCAATATGATCTGCTGATGGTGGCGCTGTCTCAGGCGCTCAGACCGGGGCGGCGCGAGTATGTCGCCAAGGTGGTGGGCGCCATGCACGAACACCGGCATGCCGAGCTGTTCCTTGATGGCGAAAAACTGCTCGACTGGCGCCTGCGCGGCACCAGGATCGAGAGTCAGGACGCCTTCGATCAGCGAGACCTGCGCACCCTCATGCCCTGGGCTGAAGCCTGCCTCGACGATCAGACCCTGGAAGCCTTATACGTGCAGCGCCGCGCCGTGATGGTCGCCGCCAGCAAGGGCTTCAATCTGGATATGATTGCCAACGCCGGCGTGGCCATGAAAGCCCGGGCCGGTGCCTGCTTCGTATTCCAGCCAGAACGCGCCGACAGCGCCCTGCGCATCATCGGCAGTACCCGCGGTGACGTAAACCATGCCGATGATCTTCTCACCGAGTGGGGCAAAGCCCGGTAG